A single window of Chitinophaga sp. XS-30 DNA harbors:
- a CDS encoding response regulator transcription factor: MLMDQAVAVGKILVVDDEADILEIISYNLKSAGYDTVTAKDGSEAIQKAKIFRPDLIMLDIMMPNKNGIDTCKEIRKLPEFKETMVLFLTALNDEKSEIEGLNMGADDYIAKPIKPKLLVSRINALFRRLNKVEEQQLHLGDLIIDREKFTVTYKGLEIILAKKEFELLQLLASKPGRVFLRNEILNQVWGTEVIVGDRTIDVHIRKIRQKLGVDLITTVKGVGYKFEM; encoded by the coding sequence ATGTTGATGGATCAAGCGGTTGCTGTTGGAAAAATACTTGTCGTGGATGATGAAGCGGACATCCTGGAAATCATCAGCTACAATCTGAAAAGTGCCGGATATGATACGGTAACGGCCAAGGATGGCAGCGAGGCTATCCAGAAGGCCAAGATCTTCCGGCCGGACCTGATCATGCTTGACATCATGATGCCGAACAAGAATGGCATCGATACCTGTAAGGAGATCCGCAAGCTGCCGGAGTTCAAGGAAACCATGGTATTGTTCCTGACGGCGCTGAACGATGAAAAGAGCGAGATAGAGGGGTTGAATATGGGGGCGGACGATTACATCGCCAAGCCGATAAAGCCCAAATTGCTGGTCAGCCGCATCAACGCGCTCTTCCGGAGGCTGAACAAGGTGGAAGAACAGCAATTGCACCTGGGAGACCTGATCATTGACCGGGAGAAATTCACGGTAACGTATAAAGGGCTGGAGATCATCCTGGCCAAAAAAGAATTCGAGCTGTTACAGTTGCTCGCCTCCAAACCCGGGCGGGTATTCCTCCGTAACGAGATCCTCAACCAGGTATGGGGCACCGAAGTGATCGTAGGTGACCGTACCATCGATGTGCACATCCGTAAAATACGCCAGAAGCTGGGGGTAGACCTGATCACCACTGTCAAGGGCGTGGGGTACAAATTCGAGATGTGA